Sequence from the Ziziphus jujuba cultivar Dongzao chromosome 9, ASM3175591v1 genome:
ACATTCTTTCACATCTAACCTCTTCAGATCATGGAAACCCTTAAAATctccttcaaaaatatttgtattcttGCATATGTGCTTCAGCTTTGGTAAGTCATTTAAAACCAATTCCTCTAAGCAATTCAAGATTGGAAGGAAATCGACAAGTTGAGACGGCTCAATGAGAAATATCGTTTCCAATGACTGACACCCAGATACTTCTATTTTTTCCAGATAGTTCATCCTATTGATCATATTGGGTGGAATGATATTCAGTAGTTCAGGACAATTGAACACCGACATTTTTCTCAACTTTTGATAAAAACCATCATCAATTTGGTCTGTCCATATGTACAGCATGCTGTCCATATCTCTGATAGATAGGTCAAAAAGTTCTCTGTTTTTTTGGCTGAGAAGGTCAACAAGTTTACTCATGACCTGAACCTGCAgccacaacatatatatatttatatatatattaattcattttataaaatcaaatgcAAATTATTCTAGCCATTGACCCTGAAGAAATAACCATAAGGTAATATTATTTTACCGTGGAAAATGTGGCAActatatatttagtaataaataatattaattaaagttGGTAATTTGACaattgaaaaaagtaaaaaattacaactttcgtgtgtatgtgtgtgtatataagaCAATCTGATTTATATGATCATATATAGTTGGGGAATTAGTTGACTGAAAATTTTGCAGATAAATCTGAAAGATGTTAGGAAGTGATCATCAatcatatatcaataatatcaTACTCGATCAATATGCAATCTAATTATAAACACATACGTCTTTCGAACTCAATTCATCTCTCTGTTGAATAATGCTCTTCTCACTTGAATTAATTTCCATAGATCCAAAACATGAAAGCAATCTACTAAGACCGTGACTAGAATCCACAGAGGCGCCAACAGATGATGTGGTGGTGAAACCTGTAAACTTTAGTTGAAACGATGAGCTTGTATTAAGCATATAATCCAAAGTTTCTACTTTTGGACACATGCTTACAGATAATTTTTCCAAGGATGGCAATGCCAAAGTAGAAGCGTCTGCACTGAGCGTTGTAAACTTTGGCAGATTTTCAAGTATCAAGGAATTTAATTTAGGAAACAAAGCTGTGCCTCGCTTCAAGTTTGTTAACTCAGGGACTAATCCCAACTCATTGATTGGTTTCTCAACATCTTCTcctaattttgatatattttcttcTAGGTCATTGTATTTGGACACATCCATGTTTGGAGAAGAGTGAGACCTCTTGCTATGGACTAATCAAGCGAGCCCCGTGGAAGAGGAACTTCTTAACGCCTGCGGACTACTTTTTTTTGAAGGTGGTTGTCCATGGCACATCTCTTTTAAATTCTCTAAGTTACGGATCTCAAGTGACTCCAATCAGGGAAAGACTGCTTCTGGTGTTTCGTTCCTTGACCAATCAACCATGTATTTCAGTTTCACAAAAGAATGGAGAGAAAATCTATTCAAGTGTGCAAAACCATTTATATCTAATTCACAAAGATCATTTGCCAGACAAGAAAACCGTTTATAAAAATAGACACCTGacaaataaattattcataattaagaaataaataataacttttaggAAAGTTGTGAAAAACCTCATTGATGCTCAGTCGGACACAACGTGGAAACAGCGGATAACATATAGCAAAACTATAAAAGAACAACGGGGCTTGTCATATATACTTGCCTTGAGCTGAGAAAGACTAGGTTTAGCGTGGAAAGTATCGGTGCGTCCTGTCCTTTTGCAAACACTTTGCGTGACAGGAAATCGAACACTATATCCACTaatataccaaaaataaataattaattaataactatttgaaaattggtgggaaaaaaaaaaaaaaaaagcttaatttcCCATATATGCATATGGAAAACAGTGGATATATATTACCCATTTGCCACTGCACATCCATCACATTAGGGACAGAATTTtggtaattcaaaaaaaaaggaCACAGTTTCTCATACATACCTTCAGTAGAGAATGAGTCCTTTACAAAACAATTTTGAAAGAGTGGAGATGGAACGCAGAAATGacattttatatgtttattcaCCTTCACAAGGGAAAAGTAAGCGAATCAGCTTTCTGAAACCACTATgcaatttcttaatttaattcCAAGCCAATCACATATTCTTTAATgctttactttttgttttaatgcAGACAATGCATGGCTTTAGATATATGTGATACCCAAATTACCCAACACGTCTTCCAATCTGTAGTATTTACTTTGCTTTAATtattcaccaaatatatatatatatatatactttgctTTAATTCCAAAGATGAAACACCAAACCAATTATACCCAATTTCATTCTATAAAGGTGTAGACGAACACAGCAAACTAAATTAGCTGCCACGAAATCGCAATAAGtcgtcttttttttctttttcttttctttttttttctttttttttttctgataacgagaatatattatttaatcaataaCTAAAACATAATACTAATAGCTTGAATCATCCTCCCTCCTTAGAATCTTGACAAAATCCAGAGGGAAATTAATATCCCAATTttagaggggggaaaaaaaaacttattcttAGCTGATAACTCCCTGAGAACCAAAAgtaaatcaacaaaatcaaactaatgtaaataaatattctCCGATATCAATACATTATTGTAGCGAGGATCCAAGGCAAATTGGCAATCTGCCTAGTAATATCACTTATAAGCTCCTTCAAGTCATTATCAAATATTacatttttccaccctaacccCATTGTCCACAAACAAGCAAGAAATAAAGCTAAACATTCAGCTTTTAAGGCTTGAATTGCAAGGTGAGACCTTATACATACATTGAATTACACAACCATTTGAGTTGTGACACCAAATCGAAACTtgcttctttaaaaaaaattcatcatctGAACCATCTTAATTTACTTTAATCTTCCCAACATGAGGAGTAACCAGTGGCGGATGCAGAAAATATATTCAGGGATGCACCACTAGATATGATCagaataaaacacaaaatacaattatttaaaataaaaagcattttctccataataaaaaatatatatatattttaagataaaaagtgaaaatttaaaatgtcaTCTAATAatactctttatttttgttctctctataaacatttaatttattctttttttatttatttaaattctctttcaaatattatattagtggtATAGGAGCTTATACaacattaaattcaaattatataatatttaaataaaaaatatattttgcgcTATATATTTGAAGAGGCAAATTATATCTTTAGTAAATTCAAATGatataacatttaaataaatattgtattttgCACTCCATATTTAAATAGCCAAATTAaatctttatattaaaatattgaaataaaaaaaataaaaaataaaaataaaaactttgaaaCCCTTTTAAAGATGGATgctgtaaaataaaaagaataagacaaataaaaaatctgTTAGAATGCttaatattcaacaaaaaaaaattacgttAAGATTCTATCTAATTACAATTTATTAGCTATagtttaattcaaaataaaattagaaaattaaaaaaaattattaaaatattgaaaattttaacaaaatagaAATTCCATTAAATTTGGGAATTGTACcaatattaatgtttaaaagcatttataccatatttatatttagtagAGATTATTTGGACCATTGGATTAGATTAAGCATCATTTAAacctttattaaaaaagaaaaaaaaagaaaaaaaaaagcagaatcTGACAAATGAAAGAAGAAATTTACAAATAGATCCCACCTTAATTCAATTCGAACGTTcaccttttattttgtttttcattcgTATTTACGGTTTGGGAGGTTCAAGAGCTATACCAATATACCAATTTGGTACTTcgccaaaaaaaagaaacacaaaaaacccactttttttttccttcttgtttttattattattattgttgttgtttttttaacttttttctgcTTCCTCTTAGGTTGTGGCTACTGTGTCTGATATTGAAAGTTGTAAACGACATTTTGGAATTGAATATATGCTGGTTATCCATACAAAATTTTGTTGCTTCCAAGGTTACTGGACTAGTATCACTGGCCCATTATCTTGGAGGTGAGGCCGAGGCCGGGGAAACAAGTAAAATGGATCTGGCACCGATGGTTTTCTGGCTTTCAATTTTTTGAATCTACTAAAATAAGAAGTAAaagcttttaaataaaattcgcATATTTACTATGACGATATCTGTGCAGCGAGGCTAAAGTTTTATcacaataaaaaaaggaaaaacagaatAACAAGTCCTCAAAAGCGTTAAGTAAAGAAAAACATTCCTTTAAAAGTTTCCaagctaaaaataaaataatataaactatGTCAAAAGTTTGTGTGTCCTTAAAAATTGAAACACTAAACTCAGGTctaaaacatatttaataaaatcttaaatattaataaaacaaagGAAACTCTTGGACTCTCCATGTATAGTCTGTAGGCCTGGAAACAGCCTGAATTAAATGATTCCAAAATAAGGTGCCCCAATTGCCTTGCTTTCTCTCACTTTCATGTGTCCGTACCAATTTATTCTTTAGGGTTAATTATAGTTTTGGTTCTTCTATTTCATTTTTGGGTCGCATTTTCAAAATACAGGcccattgtaacaccccgtcccgaatcgcaccggaatccgtgcacgttgaccgaggttgaccgttgaccgttgaccgaaggggtcaaaagttgactttttgactcggtgggaatttcgagatgactagggcaccgtggcgaagtgcacgatgccacgagttcgtagactggtagcacgtcgaaaacggagctacggtttgaaagttatggacgaaacaagttgcggtccaaactgtccaaggggtgccggagttgactttttgtttatggggaattgagctttgactcatgcatggttgtgaagtgctcgtcgatacgagttcacagactagcggcacgctcaaaacggacatcgggttaaaaagttatggacgtttgaagtttaccggataccgtattattttaatatttttttttgggtcggtgaacagtgaaatgccacgtgtcagtttctgattggtccacgtggcatgaacagtgtcatgcaggggttttatttgttaaaacactcggggaagagagagaaagagagagaagagagagaaagagagagaggagagagaaagagccaccgccggccaccggattttgtcactgttccggccgagttactgtacacgcgccggacagaaagcttgcccacctcatttccggcaaaacctccaaatttcacggcgaacggccgccggacgcgcccggatcggacgtccgaagtttggcggcgatttttcccctccaccgccggccaccgcgaatcggcactattccggccgatatacagtacacgcgccatacacccagcatcctctcctcaagtccggcctacccaccaaaaatcacgaccatcggaccaccgacgcgccgggatcggagcgttttccggcgaggggtcgaaaatcttcaaacggtgatttctccgccgtccgacctccgttttgctcaccgtcggttccgttggattgctctcctcacgatctacaaatctgcaaaatttcacagcaaacggccaccgtcggaaattactgttccggcgacggttgccggtgacgtggcggccgccggaaatcactgttccggcgagtaccccgaaaattccggccagctccagtccgcagtgttcgacctcctgaacccaaatccgacttccgtttccaccaattcgcgacggtttgggagaattgcggagccgaaacccgaaaagcttcccgataaaattccgaccccgtcggatacgatcatcggaaattaagaccggatctgtgattagcatcactcgagcttcgattcggtatataattcgtaaattttagttatcgtttggtgttcgctccccgggtacccatttggggattacccgaataaaatattaatatttgtggttttggtactgtggatgttttaggtgcacgtgcaagtagcggagtcgatcctgcggaggatcttgattgagatacgtgcacaaggtgagtgacccaccttcaaattaattttgggaatttaattggtgaatatataatgtgtgatttaaataattggaatttaatttctatgtgccaaatatttatttgaattattgtggaattatttgtgaatttatcggatttaagaaaatgtgtatttcaccaatttatgccatgtggaactattttatggttttgaggattttgaaattggtgtggttttaatggtaaattgggcacgattcgattttcaaatatttcaaggaaaatatttggttatgttggtgatttcaatttttatgaaatatgcccataaaatattatgggatttgattatgatatttcgagaaattatttatgcttggaaaaaatgtggatatttgaattgatggatttgggagttggtggatttgaaaatcatgggatttatggtattaattataaggaaattgtggagaatttcccggttcaaccggatggattatgcccgctatgtttatgaaaaatgtgaaatttgttttataatttaaattgtggattttatgatttttagatgcaccgtgcacgtactggtgttctgattatgtgatatggtatatgtgatatggatattgtgcacacggatatgattagcgcgcaggtgggtgtgagtagcgcgcggttgatattatgagggtgtcctgtggatgccatcggagagggcggccaccccccattggccgggacaccaggttagcagcggcgcagtgggacgccacgcgaccgtatgccggtttctttctataacctcctgtctggcggtaccttgggacgctgggtactgttggcgccactggtatatagtgggtgcatcaaatgattttcagaactgtgttttaaaaataaaatgttaatgaaaaatataattgttaccgcttctggtatttaattgatgtcttggttttcgggaaatatgaataaagggttttgtgaaaatgttttaaaaggggaacctttccaactgagagaattgtaagggttttgagagacattattatttccaaataattattatttatatacctattaccgtggtatgatagtgtagagtagtagggtcgctcactgagatgattagcatctcacactcttaaattccgttcctctaggtaccaggttgtcggtgttcactcggagcggacttgatcttcctcgctgtatttgttcgtgcagtaccttgttcttcttttactgcagttgtactatttctttcacttttactgtattctgtattttgtagtacttcagtacttcataaagctctgtatactgtatgggacacttaagtatttgtattgcactggattactgtatttttattttggagtgctgaaatttgtggaaccagttcgtcgtactgtgggaggaataagggaacaattatagaagtgtgttttcagtgcaggaaattttgtggtaagttcatcccttaggggaggttctgccggatcttccacagaagggtccggtagggtttccctgggatcagggcttgtctagggttccggtggggaactttggacgggtcctgacagttggtatcagagcataggttcttgtaatcctaagggactgtgcattgctgtacagcccatccgtaaattccttccttttgtaatcgtgcttaagtgtccctgtttctaaactcttgtttgtttcttcagtaatcgactacgatgagtcggcgggacacacgtagaactcgggaacgctcggctgagagttccgggagtcgatcaagccttagagatctggtctctcagctaactagagccttaggaggttcaagctctagtaaccgatccgtggatcaggctcgacgtttaggagccgtggagttcgatggaagccaaggcccagctgcagccttgaagtggctatccagcatggagaaaatcttggaagaggggatgcagtgccccgatgaggatatggtgaggatttctgggttcatgttagagggagacgcccggaagtggtggcaaatggagaagacccgcagaaggcatacgtgggaccagttcaagattgccttctctactgagttctgtcctcctgcctaccgtgaggcgagaaggagagagttcgagggactgcgccagggaaacatgacggtgacagagtacgagaggaggttccgagagctgtcagagttctgcatgcacttgattcccgacgatcacgcgaagaaggtgaggttcatagacgggttgaacgagagcatcggctacaccctttctgggtcagtacaccccacctatcagtccgccagggatgcagcgctagagctagagagacaggcggagatacacagaccctcgaggcgcagaccgttcgaaggttcgtacagcggggtacctcgacagggggcatctaagaagagtcatagttcaggctcagacagtggtgggttcagccctcgaggcagatttcagaggagaggcggctatcgtatgccccaaccagcgcgccattccatcagcggcggcacgagctcatatcagcactctgggtttagccccaagccattctgcagacgttgcaatagagcacaccatgggatttgccagtttgagggtgtgtgctttcagtgtggacaggcgggacatattaagagaaattgcccttatggagaggcgggagtgttaggggcgagcccaccatcacatcaggccagtggatcgcggggtcagagttcccgagggagttatgcagtaggaggttcatcgggatcagtcccacagcctgttggaccgagcaggggtagaggacggaggccccagcagacagggcagggtcgagtgtttgcgatgacgcagcaggaggccctagctacaccggacgtcgtggcaggtacgttgaatatatttggtaatgatgcattagtacttatagacccgggagcaacacattcattcatctccaaggaattcgtcactcgggtcggtatgacccctactcctttagaatgtctagtagagatagccactcctgcaggagaatccttgtggcctagccagttaatcaaggaatgtttcttctgcatcgaagatcaagtgatggaggcggacttgatcctgttggatctgtccggacttgatgtaattttgggcatggattggttggcaaggaaccatgcatctgtagactgtttcagcaaggaagttacattcaggaggccagggttgccagaagtagtattccgtggaggagttggaaggcccttaccgaggttgatatctacccttaccgccaagaagctactgaataaaggttgccaggggtatttggctcatgtgatagatacccgagtaagtggggtcaggttggaagacatgcccgttgtgagggatttcccggacgtgtttcctgaggagttaccaggattgcctccggaaagggaagttgactttcccattgaattgattccaggcaccgtgcctatttctctaccaccgtatcggatggctccagcggagttaagggagctaaaggtccagttgcaagatttggtagataaggggtttattagaccaagtatatcgccgtggggagccccagttttgtttgtaaagaaaaaggatggtagtctaaggctgtgtatagactatcgacaacttaataaggtcaccattcctaatcgctatccgttgccaaggatagatgatctattcgaccaactccaaggtgccaaggtgttctccaagatcgacttgaggtcgggataccatcagttaaggatccgagagtcggacattcctaagactgcctttaggacgaggtacggacattatgaattcctagtgatgtcgttcggactcaccaatgccccagcagctttcatggacttgatgaatagggtgtttcgtccgtacttggatcgttttgtcattgtatttatcgatgacattctgatctattcaaggagccaagaagagcacgtgaggcatttgaagagagtgctccaaactttaAGGCaacatcagctatatgctaagt
This genomic interval carries:
- the LOC125424123 gene encoding uncharacterized protein LOC125424123, which produces MDVSKYNDLEENISKLGEDVEKPINELGLVPELTNLKRGTALFPKLNSLILENLPKFTTLSADASTLALPSLEKLSVSMCPKVETLDYMLNTSSSFQLKFTGFTTTSSVGASVDSSHGLSRLLSCFGSMEINSSEKSIIQQRDELSSKDVQVMSKLVDLLSQKNRELFDLSIRDMDSMLYIWTDQIDDGFYQKLRKMSVFNCPELLNIIPPNMINRMNYLEKIEVSGCQSLETIFLIEPSQLVDFLPILNCLEELVLNDLPKLKHICKNTNIFEGDFKGFHDLKRLDVKECHSLKYLFLSDIAKLLVGLEEVRVTKCNMIEGIIGKSATDDEEDQAQSINEKIKSTKQRGELSGLLMFQKLKNLEIVDCNNLRHVFGGSFGTRGLEQLQTLKIHECRVMKNIVAAVANEENEKEAKATTTMMNNKIVFPQLATLESLGFAQHGAFLSGK